A window of the Sabethes cyaneus chromosome 1, idSabCyanKW18_F2, whole genome shotgun sequence genome harbors these coding sequences:
- the LOC128745101 gene encoding allantoicase-like, which translates to MTEQKSAEPAFLQLSELASESSGGRILFATDDWFAPAEWMLKDSEPVFIADKYTPFGKWMDGWETRRKRSAGHDWCIVRLAALSTVKGILVDTAYFTGNYAPKFSLQGARLGRSKEDLIPERGREMIGTACSQKELELMAGLGSEDWIEVVGMTQLKPGYEATRKQYLTVDGCNEAFTHLRVNIFPDGGIARLRVFGEVQPDVKALLAGGNLVDLLGMLNGGQCLSFSNAHYGHPRNLIKPNRGVNMGDGWETARRLDRPPVLKIDKHGILQVPGCEWAIFKLCAKGTIEKIVVDTNHFKGNFPDNVKIEATLLDTNRTLQSAQWKVLLGSSKLAAHREHVFQEESLQFRGPCNHIRITMAPDGGISRVRLFGRVL; encoded by the exons ATGACCGAGCAAAAGAGCGCCGAGCCAGCCTTCCTGCAGCTCAGTGAGCTAGCATCGGAAAGT AGTGGTGGCCGAATCTTGTTTGCCACAGACGATTGGTTTGCTCCGGCAGAATGGATGCTGAAGGACTCCGAGCCTGTATTTATCGCCGATAAATATACTCCCTTTGGCAAGTGGATGGATGGCTGGGAAACCAGACGTAAACGGTCCGCGGGCCACGATTGGTGTATCGTTCGGTTGGCAGCACTGAGCACTGTGAAAGGAATTCTTGTTGATACGGCGTATTTCACGGGGAATTATGCACCGAAGTTTTCATTGCAAGGTGCCAGATTGGGTCGATCGAAGGAAGATTTAATTCCGGAACGCGGACGAGAGATGATCGGCACAGCATGCAGTCAGAAGGAATTGGAGCTGATGGCTGGCTTAGGCAGCGAAGACTGGATTGAAGTGGTGGGGATGACACAACTGAAACCGGGCTACGAAGCCACTAGAAAGCAATATTTAACTGTCGACGGTTGCAATGAAGCATTTACTCATTTGAGGGTTAATATATTTCCTGACGGCGGAATAGCGAGGTTGCGGGTGTTCGGTGAGGTGCAGCCCGATGTGAAAGCTTTGCTAGCGGGTGGAAATTTGGTGGACCTATTGGGAATGTTGAACGGAGGCCAGTGTCTAAGTTTTTCCAACGCCCATTATGGTCATCCACGGAATCTGATCAAACCAAACCGGGGTGTCAACATGGGTGATGGCTGGGAAACCGCTCGAAGGCTCGATCGTCCGCCGGTTTTAAAAATCGACAAACACGGTATCCTCCAAGTGCCTGGCTGCGAGTGGgctatttttaaattatgcgCGAAAGGAACGATAGAGAAGATCGTGGTCGACACCAATCACTTTAAGGGTAACTTTCCAGATAATGTGAAAATCGAAGCTACGCTGTTGGATACGAATCGGACACTCCAATCGGCGCAATGGAAGGTGCTGCTGGGAAGCAGCAAACTAGCAGCCCACCGGGAGCATGTATTCCAGGAGGAGAGCCTGCAGTTCCGTGGACCGTGCAATCACATCAGAATCACTATGGCACCGGATGGCGGCATTTCAAGGGTTCGACTCTTTGGCAGAGTATTGTAA
- the LOC128739181 gene encoding protein Skeletor, isoforms B/C: MTVFFLSRKFNNFYNVRWKSGFRKAQLSLVFTILIVIVESQKPEDGPYRGKYIGKFNSYHHQASGEVYAVDEFTFLLTGFNYDGNGVDTFFWSGASNRPGPQGFIVPDEYGKTNILERYFNKDFTIRLPDNKKITEVKWLAVYDLNSQNNFADVYIPEDFEPPVSQMAGTLSRNSHGVSSEAIDILDSKTIRITEFSYDGKGQQVHFWVGVGPSPSSKGQKVPDEMGYLDAIRAYDRETITLELPGDMTIFDVDWFSVYDVETKEDFGSILISDDLNVPPSLVKVTPHTESLPNCRQLHKDYRVSWEVFGPQITIQLAGNVKEDDYMAFGISGSDSQSQMQGADVVVAFIEGHQGYAVDYNITSLAPCVQVLGQNKGVCRDDVVGGQDSYQLHTFGREDGINTITFRRLLISPDHGDKEFVLDRPLYIIWALGRLDSNNEPTYHDVYPKRNVMIAFNTSEPVNDCFSFTRSEVNLKDVWEKAQIFDRSIRSFAATLGPAGGKRGYQGITGHVSNGLAWYINGLMVPELWLRRGLTYSFKVRGGNNPHSPEFYHPLVITDEPRGGFDRLTDVKQSEIRVLAGVEFTRRGRPKPTAAGPLCLARHPDGQDRRLDDNFATFKKFNRTLRWSCESGDPAILEITPNSSWPDVVYYNSFTHANMGWKIHIVDSYSNSAKNNGACSVGLARDTRLLLAAAVATALLLSVTTGGWLSRFVGMV, from the exons ATGACAGTATTTTTCCTATCACGGAAGTTTAATAATTTTTACAACGTACGATGGAAATCCGGATTCCGAAAAGCTCAGCTCAGTCTAGTCTTTACAATTTTGATCGTGATAGTAG AATCTCAAAAACCGGAAGACGGTCCGTACCGGGGAAAGTACATTGGTAAGTTCAACTCCTACCACCATCAGGCATCGGGCGAGGTTTATGCCGTGGACGAGTTCACTTTCCTACTGACCGGGTTCAACTACGACGGCAATGGGGTGGACACATTTTTCTGGTCCGGCGCCAGCAACCGTCCGGGACCACAGGGTTTCATTGTACCGGACGAGTATGGCAA AACCAACATTTTGGAGCGTTATTTCAACAAAGACTTTACGATTCGCCTGCCGGATAACAAGAAAATCACCGAGGTCAAGTGGTTGGCCGTGTACGATCTAAACTCGCAGAACAACTTTGCCGACGTGTACATTCCGGAGGATTTCGAACCGCCAGTGTCGCAAATGGCGGGCACTCTGTCGCGCAACAGCCACGGCGTGAGCAGTGAAGCTATCGACATTCTGGACTCGAAGACGATTCGCATAACGGAGTTCAGCTACGATGGCAAGGGCCAACAGGTGCACTTTTGGGTCGGTGTCGGACCGTCGCCGTCCTCCAAGGGTCAGAAGGTGCCGGATGAGATGGGATA TTTGGATGCTATCCGCGCTTACGATCGGGAAACAATCACGCTGGAGCTGCCGGGCGATATGACGATCTTCGATGTTGATTGGTTCTCGGTGTACGACGTGGAAACGAAGGAAGACTTCGGATCGATTTTGATTTCCGATGATTTGAATGTACCGCCGTCGCTGGTCAAGGTGACGCCGCATACCGAGTCGCTGCCAAATTGTCGTCAACTGCACAAGGATTACCGGGTGTCGTGGGAGGTTTTCGGGCCACAAATTACGATTCAGCTGGCGGGAAACGTGAAAGAGGATGACTATATGGCATTCGGAATCAGTGGATCGGACAGTCAGAGTCAGATGCAGGGCGCGGATGTAGTCGTGGCCTTCATTGAAGGTCATCAGGGCTATGCGGTGGATTATAATATAACCTCACTGGCGCCGTGCGTTCAGGTACTGGGACAAAATAAAGGCGTCTGTCGGGACGATGTGGTTGGCGGGCAGGATAGCTATCAACTGCACACGTTCGGACGCGAGGATGGGATTAATACCATCACCTTCCGGCGGCTGTTGATTTCACCCGATCACGGTGATAAGGAGTTCGTGCTAGATCGTCCCTTGTACATTATTTGGGCTTTAGGAAGGCTTGATTCGAACAATGAACCGACATATCATGATGTATATCCGAAGCGGAACGTCATGATTGCGTTCAATACTTCGGAACCGGTGAACGATTGTTTTAGTTTCACCCGGAGTGAAGTGAATCTGAAGGATGTTTGGGAGAAAGCCCAGATTTTCGACCGATCGATTCGGTCGTTCGCTGCCACACTTGGTCCAGCTGGTGGAAAGCGGGGATACCAAGGCATAACCGGGCACGTTTCCAATGGTTTAGCTTGGTACATCAACGGACTGATGGTACCGGAACTTTGGCTTCGACGAGGATTGACTTACTCCTTCAAG GTTCGCGGAGGAAATAATCCCCATTCGCCGGAATTCTACCACCCACTGGTCATAACGGACGAACCTCGGGGCGGATTCGATCGCCTCACGGACGTCAAGCAAAGCGAAATTCGGGTTCTGGCCGGAGTGGAGTTTACCCGTCGAGGCCGTCCAAAACCGACGGCTGCCGGACCGCTCTGTTTGGCGCGTCATCCGGACGGACAGGATCGTCGGTTGGATGACAACTTTGCCACGTTCAAAAAGTTCAACCGAACGCTACGCTGGAGTTGCGAATCTGGCGATCCGGCCATCCTGGAGATTACGCCCAATTCGAGCTGGCCGGACGTGGTGTACTACAACAGTTTTACCCacgccaacatgggctggaagATTCACATCGTCGATAGTTACAGCAATTCGGCGAAAAATAACGGTGCTTGCTCGGTTGGGCTCGCTCGTGACACAAGACTGCTTTTAGCGGCGGCGGTGGCGACGGCTTTGCTACTGTCGGTGACTACCGGTGGATGGCTATCGCGGTTTGTGGGAATGGTTTGA